The genomic region CTTTCGGCCCCTTTTCGACCTTCACGCCCAGCGACTGTTCTAGCTCTTGAGGTTCCACGCGGCAGAGTCCGGGGATCATCAGCAGATCACAGCATGGCGACCGAAGAGAATGGATGATGAGGGGCGTAGTCATCAGGGCGGCCACGCTGATCTTGAGGACGGCCACCTCGTATTCGAAATCGGCCTGCATGCCTGCCAGCGTCTCTTTCAGGGCGCGCTCTGCCAGCTTGCCGGTAACGAAGAGAATCTTCATGCGCCCCCCGCATTCCGTCCTCACACCCAGAGGCCGCCGTGAACGTGGAGGATTGCCCCCGTCACGTATCGCGCCCTCTCGGATGCCAGGTAACTCACCGCCTCGGCGACATCGTCGGGTGTGCCCAATCGACCAAGGGGGACCATCCGGGCCCAGGCCGCTTTGTCCTCAGCGAGATACTCACCGTAGGTCTCGGTCTCGATGAAACCGGGGTTCACGGCGTTTACCCTGATGCCCCAGGGCGCTTCGGATCTGGCGAGCGATCTGGTCAGCATGATCACGCCGGATTTGGCGATGTAGTAGGCCGGGGCCTCAAAGACGCCGATCGGCGAATGCTCGACATTGAGCGCCCCGATGTTGGTGATGCTGCCGGCTCGCTTCTCTCGCATGACCCGCAGGGCTGCCCTGCTGCAATAAAAGGCGCTACTCAGATTACTGTCCAGGGTTCGTCGCCACTCGTCGTCGGTGGTGTCATACAACGCCCGCGTGAGAAACGGACCAACGTTGTTGACCAGGACATCAAGGGATCCGAGTTGGCTGATCGCCGTCTCGATAAGATAGGACGCGCCGGCGGAGACGGATACATCCGCTTTAACAGCCACCGCCTTTACAGGGAGGTCCTCGAACTCCCGGAGGGCCACTTGGACCGCATCCTCGTCGCCATGATAGTTCAGGACGACGTCACAGCCATCCTGGGCGAGGCGCCGAGCGATCGCCTTGCCGATCCCTTTGGTGCTGCCGGTAATTACCGCAACCCGTCGTGATTCCACTCGCTTAATGCCTCACGCATTAAAAGTCATCAGCTATTTGTCTTCAGCCTTCAGTCTTTCTTTTCCTCATCTTATGCTCGCCACGCTGAAACTTCAAGACGAATCCACCCTCGCCGATGTGGGCGGCGTCATACTGCGGCACCAGAATTACTTGACTTATTTTGGGCGGGCTGTAGAATTCGGTTTACACAAAGTTGGACGGTTAGCTCAGATGGTTAGAGCGCCGCCTTCACACGGCGGAGGTCACTGGTTCGATCCCAGTACCGTCCACCACGATCCCCCTGCCGCTGGGCAGGGGGTTTTTATTTTCCCTACCCATTTCAGCTTGACATCAGTGAACTCGTTCAGTAGGCTCCATTCAATCATACGGGTTACCCCTGTAGGGGCGCAATTCATTGCGCCCTCCGGGGTAAGAGGGCATGATGAATCACGCCCCTACGATCCTTAATCCATCGTTTTAGAGGGGCATTGCATGGCCTTCAATCCGGACGTTCATCATCGCCGTTCGATCCGATTGAAGGACTACGATTATGCCCAACATGGTGCGTACTTCATCACCATCTGCACACGGAACCGAGAACGTCTATTGGGGTCCGTACAGGATGGGCAAATAGTCTTAAATGATGTTGGAAATATTGTCGAATCGGTATGGCATGGGCTACCCAATCGCTTTCCATCCGTTGGATTGGATGCGTATGTCATCATGCCCAATCATGTCCATGGCATCATCACCGTAGGGGCGCAATTGATTGCGCCCTGCCCGGTCGGTCGCAACGATAAGGCCGGTCAAGAGGGCATGATGAATCACGCCCCTACGATCGTGGGCAACCCGGCGGGCATGATGAATCACGCCCCTACATTGGGCAATATTGTTCGCACATTCAAGGCTGCATCAACCAATGTGATTCGGAAAAGTCGAGCTCCCGCCTTTGCCCGGCAACGCAACTACCACGAGTACATCATCCGGGATGAGCGATCGCTGAACGGTATTCGTCGGTACATCCAGGTCAATCCGCTGCTTTGGTTATATGACAGAGAAAATCCTCAAGCAGTATGCGTACCCAACAAAGAGGTCAACCGGGTACTGGCGAAGCACTACAACTTCACGAACGAGGACCTGGATTTCATCATTATACGATGTCAAGTACCGGTTGACATAACAGATGGGTTCAGTAGGCTCGATTTTGTTCAAGATGCTGATCTTTCTTATGAATGAGGCGTGAGGGGGAAGATGTGAAAGGCGTGCAATCGGGCGGTGTGACGGAGCGGGTGCGGCAGATCGGCGAACGGGTGCTTGCCGG from Candidatus Methylomirabilis limnetica harbors:
- a CDS encoding SDR family NAD(P)-dependent oxidoreductase — its product is MESRRVAVITGSTKGIGKAIARRLAQDGCDVVLNYHGDEDAVQVALREFEDLPVKAVAVKADVSVSAGASYLIETAISQLGSLDVLVNNVGPFLTRALYDTTDDEWRRTLDSNLSSAFYCSRAALRVMREKRAGSITNIGALNVEHSPIGVFEAPAYYIAKSGVIMLTRSLARSEAPWGIRVNAVNPGFIETETYGEYLAEDKAAWARMVPLGRLGTPDDVAEAVSYLASERARYVTGAILHVHGGLWV
- a CDS encoding transposase, with translation MAFNPDVHHRRSIRLKDYDYAQHGAYFITICTRNRERLLGSVQDGQIVLNDVGNIVESVWHGLPNRFPSVGLDAYVIMPNHVHGIITVGAQLIAPCPVGRNDKAGQEGMMNHAPTIVGNPAGMMNHAPTLGNIVRTFKAASTNVIRKSRAPAFARQRNYHEYIIRDERSLNGIRRYIQVNPLLWLYDRENPQAVCVPNKEVNRVLAKHYNFTNEDLDFIIIRCQVPVDITDGFSRLDFVQDADLSYE